TCTACGTTCCCATGATGGATCTTTTATTGCTGTTTTTTCATCCTTTATGGGTGTTGGTACGTACTAATGCTAAAATTTATGCTCTGAAGTTGGGTCTTACCATTTGTTATCAACTCATGAGTATTGCCGACCTTATTACGGAGTCTGACTCCcttcttattattaatatataggtTCAAGAATAATTTGTTGTCTCGCTGGTCATATTTCCATATATGAGATGgcattcttcattttaaatgtgTTTTCCACTTTGATGTACTCAATGTATATAGAGAAGACAATGCTTTAGCAGATCATAGCCTTACTTCCTTCGGCGTAATGGGCAACACGGTAATTCATCATGATTGACATCTTTTTTTTTGCAGCGTACAAGAACTTCCACGTTGcatcattaattttatttctcttattatcCTATTTGTAACCAGATCTTAGTAAATGATTAATTAtagctattttttattattttttttaacataagcTTGATTTTGGGATTTCTGTAACCCAATTCCTTCTCTttgtataaagtatttttcagTCATAAGTGAAGGTTGACTAATAAAATTGAAGTACCGTCCtcttcttaaatatatatatatatatgtgtgtgtgttggtgATATGTAAATTAGTAGATCTAAATCTATTTGAATATTGATGTTAAGAAAAAGACATACAGTGGAAATTAATTAACTTGAATATCttactattaattattgattatgATCAAGATCATGTCGTCGCTGGTGAGGTGCTGGGTGCATATCTATATGCATGATCTCAGCCGGTAACCCCCACCCATGAAAATTCAAGTACTAGTATTGTGATCGTCAGTAtgtagtacgtacgtactagaTCAAGTCCCTAGCTAGCTGAATGgaatatatagatcatcatCTACTAATACTATTTAGCGATCTCCAATTAGATTAAACTTAAGGCGCTTTAATATTCCTCAAGCAATTTAGAGTACTACTAGCAAGTAGCAAGACGGCATAAGTACTATAGGTGGCTGCGCCTTTCACGTGTGGAGACCAAagactttctttctctctctctcgcgaaGAAGGAAGACCAAAAGAGCCTGCAAAGGACTCGATATTTCAAAACATCAGTACGTAGGTTACGGTACATCCTAGAGTAGCTACCGGCCATTAAAATTGAGATTGCAAAGTAGCGGCTTGTTTAGTACTCGATTAATACGGCTAGCTAGCTATTTACGTGTGTATTAATTGATTTTGAAGTAGTACTACCTGTGTAATCGCGAGGCCCAATCTTCTGGATAAACCAAATCAAGGATAGCATGCATGTAACAATTGTGATCGTTGCAATCAAGTCTCACTGCAACAAAATTGTTCAGTGTTCACCAATCAAGTTATCTATGTGTgttttcttcttgcttttttCCTACATATAATATCCTTTTTAGAAAAACATGATTTTGTcctgaatttttctttaatttaattaggcttaagattctgaaatttaaattttatgttatccTATTGAAAGGGATATTTGGGTCCTCTTACTCCAAGTCCACGTCTAGAGGCAGACCTAACTTATCACTTTGACCTACATCACTTATGGCCCAAGGGCCCACAAGAGCATGGTATCAATAAGAGAACACTACTCACAAGAAAATAATGCCCATGGATAAGGTAGGATGGATAACTTCTATAGATTAGAGTGGTTATCCCAACTCCCTTCACTAAGGGATAATTAGAGATAAACGCATAGAATTGATGGTTATCGATCGACTCATTTGACATGTCTTTGCACCTCTATAAATAGTTCATGAATATAACAAATGCTTCCTTAGATTTCTTGAGATATTTTACATTGGGACTACTTCTCTAACTTAAGTATCGAAGTTTATCTTGGGCATCCAGTGCCATCAAGTTATTCATTTCAAGTTATTTGAGTAGTTGATGGTGTGAAACACATCATTTACACCTATATATGGGCCTAATTAGCTACGTACCAAAAGTGATCACATCCAATTCCGACTTTGCTCGATCGGTACCAGTCATGTTATTAAAAGGCCAGATTTCTTTGATGCTTCCTCGATGTACACCAATTATGTTGGgaatcttaattaataatagcAGTCAACTAGTACTGCAACAAGAAGCTTCGTTGCAGCTTCTTGATCTTTGTTCTTTGCTAGAAAgttgggggaaaaaaagaaactgtATATATAGAGATCATAAAGGTCCAGTTTTTTCAAAAGCTACGGATGCAAAatagtcaaaaaaaaaaagtagtgctCGATCGAAGCAGGCAGGCGGCCAGGTGGACCATGCGCGCATGCAGTAATTGAttgattcaataaataaatcaaggCCGGCTCcggggaagaaaaaaaatgaatggatCCGGCGAATTAGCTAGGCAGGCACTAGGTGGGGATCAACGGGGAATCGCTGCGCGCGCGCAAAGACTGATGGACCGGGTCAAGTGGGAGAGATATCGTGCATGGATTGATCGGTTGATGAATGTCTTTATCTACAGGCTTAGGTGATTGACTTCCGACGACGATTGACTGGATGGATGCAGGATCATGAGTAGTATTACTACTGTTATGCATGCTtgctttaattaaaaaagactTTGACCGTAAGGCCGCCAAACGCTCGATCACCATtcactagctagctatatatacagCTTGaacatgatctatatatatatatatacacatatatatatacgagCGCGCGCGTGTGTGTGTTCAGTTTGACGTATGGTTGGATGAGTATAGGCCGCAGGCCTAACGATCGAATTTCATTGTTTTAAGCGCGCATGAGAACCTTGACTTCAGGCCGGATCGAGCATGACATGATGAATTTGTTTCAGGACTTTGAAGTCATAAGCTAGCGTGCATGACTATCATAgcaagaaaatagttttttaagcAATGATCGTGATTAccataagataaaataaaagaaaatcaatatccttattttattttaagtgtCTTAATTATTAACCCCTAGCCGGGCCTCGATCCTGAAAACTTGGTTctagctaaaaaaaaaaaatatatatatatatatagtggaaaACTTAATTATACTGATGGCTccttataataagaaattaaggAAGATACATCACATGAAACTTAGCTATTAGACTTAATTAGATtgaaacatacatatatatattattttagttcattaatcaatttcttttatGGAGTAAAAAGTAACAATgtgcatattattatatatatgtatgtatatatattcttcagCTGATGTGTACTCGATCTGCAGGCTATTATGGCGGCTAgttgttaattaataatattctttttcttttctttccttttctttttgttccaaGTTTGAATTTCTTTCCGCAATATGTTATCAATGAATCATGCATGGTCTAGTGGAAGATCAAGTTGCTAGCTTTTAATTACCTTGTCCAGACTGCATATAGATTATTCTCCATTAATTGACGGGCTTTTGAAGATTACTTTGTCCACAATTGAGTTTACTTGGAAGAATTCAATGATCATGCAGATAAAACAATTCGAATAGTCAGTCAATATTTCAAGTGATTTTGGCCGTAGGATTGTCAACCTTCCAACCGCATGCATGTTAGACCAGCCATCCCTATTTCTCTCTCATACATACGATAGACGTGAATTTGATTCTTTAGACTACTTCTAGGGGCGGCTCCATACAAATTGAGGTTTAACGCGAaatttaaatgagttatttgtaattataatataataaaatataaattatcatatgaaattaatattttcaaacttttcaataaaatgagattttatttaaaatctttaaatacagtttttatgaatttatatttacaacaacAACTTCAAATGAGACATCAATGCAGATTTTGTACCTCAATTAgtaagatcttaaaaaaattatttaaaatataaataattcattgtgttacttataaaaaaaatattatattaaatattaaatttagtattatggggCCTTAcacattgaaaattataaaaattatttaaaattttatttaatgaaatggtttttatttaaaaaaaaatacttcattgtTATTTTGGGGGCCTTACATATAAGGTGAGGGCCTTAGGTAATGACTTAAATGGCCTTACCATTGAGCCGCCTGACTACTTGTGAATTATAAtagaaaatgattaaaatatgttagtACATATACCCTTAGTTTACAACCTTCGCTAATTAATTAACTAGCATGTCCACGTGCACTACaggaattttgatttttatggaCAAAATCTTTTATGAACGAATTAAATTCCATTCTTAAAAGTAGttatttgagacaaaaattaaatttcctCGCAAAATATGGAaacaattttttacatatttaaccatataaatatatgtttgaactagagtttttgggatgaaatatagcgtctcaaaaaagaaaaccgttcgaatgctCACAAAGAACAGTATTGTATTTCACACCTGAATGTTAACATAACTGTTCGAGTAATATTCATGATGGGAAACTGTACACAATTGTGGTAAGGGAAAGTTAGAAACCATTCAAACATAATATGTTCGTTTGAACAAACTTTGAGACCGTTGGTTCGATAGTATGTAATTTTCTATTCAAATGTATATACAAGTATCCGAATGATTGTTTCAGTGGAaagtcataaataaatatagctGGGATGTTTGTTAACTCCTTCaaactataattttatttttgaacgaATTTATAAACCATTCGAATGCTTATAGAATTGGTTAGAACTTTGGTGTAGTAAATCGAAATaaatttagttataaaaatttattgaaaggaagtcaaatattttaacaataattattatttgattccattaattatcattctcaaaagataaaaaatctacggattaattattatttatggtaaaTTTAAATGTATCATATATGCCGTCctagaaaatttatttaattaatttaaaaattaattaacggttttttttatggtaaataagaatttgcaattaaaaacaaaattttcttctagGGAATGTCACTTTTTATATTGCCAAACggtaaataaaataagaaaactgattttgataataatcaagctagctatatataaaaaataaaaattatatagtaattaaagtGACAACGTTTgataaagaacaaaaagatcGATACAAAATAATACTACTATGTAAGATTATCCAAGTCCTCCTACATCACAATAATGTGTCCCTCAATCTCTTGCAATTGAATCATGATGGGCGCAGTGATCCTCTCCATGATCCCCTCCATGTCCTAGATCAAAAGCGTACGATACTCCTCGAACAGGGATCGCATCTCCCTGGTAATAGTACATGTAGCCTCTATATCAGCATCGACATCCGTAAAAGCTGGATCACGCTCCATGCCAGTATTGCATGCAACTGCAACATTAATGCGAGCCTTTCACAAGTAGTCATGGCTCTTACTAAAAGTGATCTCATTAAGGGGCTTGATCTGTGGTTGCCTCTAATTTGTTATTAGCACATCAACCCTAAACTAACAAGGATGTTACAGATCATCAATGCATATGGTAGACTATCTCTAGTCAAAATATTGTGACTCAGATCGAATACGGATGAGAAAGTATAAAGGCAAATCAATCGGCTCTCTTCATGCTATTCGTAACATACATCGAGCTTATTCGATGCCAAAATAgtcttttgatttattttgccTTAAtgcaacatttgaacaattgtgatattttaattataatatttaaatgtagttttcttattttaaattttttgtttactttATCATGATTACcgttcaaatataatatattcagTTCAAACAggaaattactatttattaccgttcgaacacattttCGCCATCATTCAAATAAGCAAGCCAAAACCAttcaaatgaaattgaaaatcatTACTTCAGTTCGAATAGATTAATATTAGGTTTGAACACtatgtattttttatcattcGAACACATACTATTATGTTTGAACAAATTTATCATCATTCGAATGAAAAATGAACcgttcaaataaaaattatcgaactaaatgttcaaacaaattttttaatttgaacatTTCTCAAGCATGtttgattgaattatttatgttCAAACAAATGTAAATCGCTCGAACACTTTCTTCATttgaacataatcaaataaattcgTGTCGTTCAAATTAAATTTTCGTAATATCTGAACAAATATCCGATTGTTTGAACAAGATTTTAGGATGAAATTGTTTTGTTcccaaaaaaaaagttgttagAATGGGGTCAGCCAcatttcgtccctaaaaataattttttgaaaaaatttttgtctccaaaaatcttttgagacagattttttgagatgaattaaaaataaaaaatttgagacgaaaatgatattttttacgatgaaattatttaaaaaaaaaaaaaaaaaaactcattctctTGTAGTGGTGGTGTCTTGGGTTACTTTATCATTCACAAAACAACAGTAGTACTATTAGATCATTAATTATAGTCCAAAAACTAGCTATTTTTTCATGCCTTCTCCacgttataaatttttagtaaaaGTTAAGGATATTTAggccttatttatttttgtaaatgagataagatgaattgaaataaaagttgaaagttaaataaaatattgttagtatatatttttttaatattatttttattttgagatttaaaaaaattgaattgtttattttattttatgtaaaaatttgaaaaaattgtaatgatgagatgagatgagatgagataagatgaagaattttgtgaaagtgaaacgaaaaattttgtaaaagtgaacTAGAACTTCATTTCAGGCTTAGTTTGGAacttaaaattatctcaactcatcattacaatttttttaaatctcaacacaaaatataataaacaatttaactttttcaaatcccaaaataataataatatttaaaaataatattctaacaatattttatcatctcaactcaattcaactcaactcagttcaacatctaaacacagccTCGGTCTTACATAAATGAAGTTAATGGGATGAAATAAGCGGGCTTACCTCATTGATGGTGTGTCACGTTACGCAAGTACGTGTAGATGTATGTCTCACGTAATTTCGCAgtacctttttctttcttccaacACATGGATTTGATTTCAATGGCCTCTTCCTTGAGAAGAACAAAGACCAAGCTTTCTTACTAACTACCAGAGAGAGCAGCCAATAAATAATTGGTCTCTCTTCAATCGATCGATCGATATTGATCTTCGTGTACGTTCCTTGAACCAAACTAGTACGTGCTGCATGCCTTGAAGTACCATTAACCATTCATGATCATCGGTGAGATTATTATTCACGTACGTGTAGATCAAGGATTTCTAGCTCTAACTCGTATTCTTTTTTACCCCAACAGTCTTAGTTCTTAATCATATTGATCAATTTCATTCAGTTGCGATCTGATCGAACATGCAAGCGCAGATGAGTACCACTTCTAATGATCAAAAGGTAATTTTCCTTAATTCTTGCTGCTTGATTTGCTGTGTCCATGTCATAAAAATGGGCAATTaatcttgcttttgtttttcgTCATGGCCGTTCTTCGTTTTACTTGTTATATAttcttctgaaaaaaaaaaggaaaaaaaaaagagctaatGGAAAAGATGTTCCTCAATCCAGGCCATGGAAACTCTCCAAGCAAACTTTGAGAGTTTGCGAAAAGAGAATGAAACTCTAAGATTCATGCTTGGCGTTATGAACAGAAAATGCAACATTCTTCAAGCCCGTCTTCAAGATAGAAAGGCAGAACAATTAATGGACATCAATTTAACTCATCAAAGCGGCTCAAACAATGAAACAAATTACAAGAAAGCACGGACAGATCAGTTTCCGGCACCTAATAGGACATCACGAATCCTAGTGAGAGCTGATTCTCAGGACAATAGCCTAGtaagtatatacatatatatagttctatatatatttataattaattatgtaatttgtCAAACTTGTTATGATATGTgtctttattatattatacaatattaatcCTCGATCGTGAATTAATTCGATCAGATAGTGAAAGATGGCTATCAATGGAGGAAATATGGGCAGAAGGTTACTAAAGACAACCCATCACCCAGAGCTTATTTCAGGTGTTCCATGGCTCCTGGATGCCCTGTCAAGAAGAAggtataattttaaatttcatctctaaattagtaattattttaagatttaaagatGCTTTGGCCTCATGTATAAAGTcgacttaaaaaaagaaaaacgggTGACGttttgataaaagaaataattagcTAGCTCGATAGATAGCTATAGGGCATTGCAACGTCGGCGTTGTAATTTACATACTGCGTACAAAGAGTGCTTGATACGTACAGTGTTTTGTGAGCACACGCATCTGTAAAAGCTTCGGAAACTTCGTTGTAATTGGTAACATGTTGTAGTCAATACCCAaacatcaataataatatataacaagTTGTTGTGTAATTTTAATGCCAGTATTTATACGTACATTTCTTCGATCCTCCTGATATGATCATGATTCATGATCCCTGCCCTTCATCAGGTACAAAGATGCGTGGAAGATAAGAATGTTCTTGTCGCAACCTACGATGGGGAGCATAACCATGATGCTAATGCTAATTCTCATGTTGTCGGGGAGTACTCTTTATCTTCATCAGATCGTATTGGAGTGGCCATGACGAGCTCAAATTCAATGCATAATATTACTAATCATAGCCCATTTCGACCAGCTATCGCCCTTGATCTCAGTCTCTCTGGGCCAAACAAAGAAAATCGAAGAAATTATGTGGAAAATGACCATCAAAACAACTACTACAATAACATTGAAGAATGCGTGGCCTCTTTGACTAAAGATCCTAACTTCACCGCATCTTTGGCTGCAGCAGTTGCACGCTCCATGTATTAGCCACCCACCAGCCTAAATTACCAAAGCTTTGGATGTGATCGATCAACATCATAAATGATCTAACTGTACAGAGATGAAAATAGCCTGGAATCTGTGCTTAATTAAGAGTGATAGTGTTCTTTTGGGTGTTGATTAGTGTTGAGAATAAAGTTTCATCCTTGTAAAGATAAAATATGGGGGGACAAAGGGAAAAAGGGCACTTGTGTTTGCTATAAAGTTTGGGTTCATCCTTTTTCTGTTCAACTGATTCATGAAGTGCCT
This genomic interval from Juglans microcarpa x Juglans regia isolate MS1-56 chromosome 4D, Jm3101_v1.0, whole genome shotgun sequence contains the following:
- the LOC121259395 gene encoding probable WRKY transcription factor 40; the protein is MQAQMSTTSNDQKAMETLQANFESLRKENETLRFMLGVMNRKCNILQARLQDRKAEQLMDINLTHQSGSNNETNYKKARTDQFPAPNRTSRILVRADSQDNSLIVKDGYQWRKYGQKVTKDNPSPRAYFRCSMAPGCPVKKKVQRCVEDKNVLVATYDGEHNHDANANSHVVGEYSLSSSDRIGVAMTSSNSMHNITNHSPFRPAIALDLSLSGPNKENRRNYVENDHQNNYYNNIEECVASLTKDPNFTASLAAAVARSMY